A single window of Streptomyces griseoviridis DNA harbors:
- a CDS encoding serine hydrolase, with translation MESPGARRHRARPSRARPLLYTALAALTIVGGTAAGTVYVKAQAHSGAAPVSSAGTPSADGAVTADGDESMEPVAQPTVDRDALLAKAMTSVAVPEDAEVSVAVLDVASGARAGYGDGAFDTASIVKVDILAALLLQAQDAGRQLTAAEKTYATAMIENSDNASATALWDVIGEADGLDAANKRFGLTDTAGGDGALWGLTQTTAADQLTLLGQVFGDDSKLSAASRAYLQGLMGRIAADQHWGVSAAADGSAWALKNGWLARSGTGLWDINSVGRVTAGGRQYLVAVVSRGSTTQAEGVTLVESAAKAAVRTLTEETTSTTSTAGTTAKASAKAPSTSTSSD, from the coding sequence ATGGAGTCTCCCGGAGCCCGCCGACACCGCGCCCGCCCCTCGCGCGCCCGCCCGCTGCTGTACACCGCGCTGGCGGCGCTGACCATCGTGGGCGGGACGGCGGCGGGGACCGTGTACGTGAAGGCGCAGGCGCACTCCGGGGCGGCGCCCGTATCGTCGGCGGGGACGCCGTCGGCCGACGGCGCGGTGACCGCGGACGGGGACGAGTCGATGGAACCGGTGGCACAGCCGACGGTGGACCGTGACGCGCTGCTGGCGAAGGCCATGACGTCGGTGGCGGTGCCCGAGGACGCCGAGGTGTCGGTGGCGGTCCTGGACGTCGCCTCCGGCGCCCGCGCCGGGTACGGGGACGGCGCGTTCGACACGGCGAGCATCGTCAAGGTCGACATCCTGGCGGCGCTGCTGCTCCAGGCGCAGGACGCGGGACGGCAGCTGACGGCGGCGGAGAAGACGTACGCCACCGCGATGATCGAGAACAGCGACAACGCGTCGGCGACCGCGCTGTGGGACGTGATCGGCGAGGCCGACGGTCTCGACGCGGCGAACAAGCGGTTCGGGCTGACGGACACGGCGGGCGGCGACGGCGCCCTGTGGGGCCTGACCCAGACCACCGCGGCCGACCAACTCACCCTGCTCGGCCAGGTGTTCGGGGACGACTCGAAGCTGAGCGCGGCCTCCCGGGCGTATCTCCAGGGGCTGATGGGGCGGATAGCGGCCGATCAGCACTGGGGGGTGTCGGCGGCGGCCGACGGCTCCGCGTGGGCCCTGAAGAACGGCTGGCTGGCCCGGAGCGGCACGGGGCTGTGGGACATCAACAGCGTCGGCCGGGTGACGGCGGGCGGCAGGCAGTACCTGGTCGCGGTGGTGTCGCGGGGCAGCACCACGCAGGCGGAGGGCGTCACGCTGGTGGAGTCGGCGGCGAAGGCCGCGGTGCGGACCCTGACCGAGGAGACGACGTCCACGACGTCCACGGCAGGCACGACAGCCAAGGCATCGGCGAAGGCACCCTCGACCTCGACCTCGTCGGACTGA